One window from the genome of Echinicola vietnamensis DSM 17526 encodes:
- a CDS encoding PLP-dependent aminotransferase family protein, whose translation MVPKLFHQLRLHDHEKYSLQIEEFIKRQIQKGILKEDFPMPSGRELAIFLSVHRKTVMKAYERLTAQGYLYVVERVGFYVGSKNSGPGHFEKLARTVSLSEDFPDISLSPVRDLAQSYRRYFWKGRKHDKHLIQSQGYPPFENTLHHYLVQERGISCTREEFYFSHGHYTLLFLIIYSLFPNGGTIVLEEPGDPRALEILRQAGVKCFFVKVDGKGMKTEHLEQLCSQRRVDAVLISSRCQYPTTAFLSHDRRKTLTSLSYKEGFYILECDYDHEFIYSREVPIPLRAEYPSGKLIYMTSLSKMMPSLYLMDILVAPKPVISKVRSILQNQRNVILEQSVNELLKTGVIRLYAEKLKRRYRKRRDELHGILSAKEGIYYHLPESGLAFWLEFSRFLDLEKLLGSISTKGFFLQNPSVFYASGYPGNTLRLGFGKMNREHLKEFLELM comes from the coding sequence ATGGTACCCAAACTTTTCCATCAGCTCAGATTGCATGACCACGAAAAATATTCCCTGCAAATTGAGGAGTTTATAAAGCGTCAGATACAAAAAGGAATATTAAAGGAAGATTTTCCTATGCCCTCGGGCAGGGAACTGGCAATATTTCTATCGGTTCACCGCAAAACAGTAATGAAAGCCTACGAGCGGCTCACGGCACAGGGCTACCTCTATGTAGTAGAAAGAGTGGGCTTCTATGTAGGCAGCAAAAATAGCGGTCCGGGCCACTTTGAGAAGCTCGCCAGAACTGTGAGCTTAAGCGAGGACTTTCCGGATATTTCACTTAGTCCGGTAAGAGACCTTGCACAGTCCTACCGCCGGTATTTTTGGAAAGGCCGCAAACACGATAAACATCTAATCCAGTCGCAGGGATATCCCCCATTTGAAAATACCCTTCATCATTACCTGGTACAAGAAAGGGGTATCAGCTGTACAAGGGAGGAATTCTACTTCTCCCATGGTCATTATACACTTTTGTTTTTGATAATCTATTCCCTCTTTCCCAATGGTGGCACTATAGTGCTGGAAGAGCCGGGAGATCCGAGGGCATTGGAAATTTTAAGACAAGCCGGGGTGAAGTGCTTTTTTGTTAAAGTAGATGGGAAAGGCATGAAAACCGAACATCTGGAACAGCTATGCTCCCAAAGGAGGGTTGATGCAGTGCTGATAAGCTCCCGCTGCCAGTACCCCACTACCGCGTTTCTTTCACATGACCGGAGAAAGACACTAACATCACTATCCTATAAAGAAGGTTTTTACATCCTCGAATGCGATTACGACCATGAGTTTATCTATAGCAGGGAAGTTCCTATTCCATTAAGGGCCGAATATCCTTCCGGAAAGTTAATTTATATGACCTCACTAAGTAAAATGATGCCCTCCCTGTACCTGATGGATATTTTGGTTGCTCCAAAGCCGGTAATCTCAAAAGTCCGCAGTATTCTACAAAATCAAAGGAATGTGATATTGGAGCAATCGGTCAATGAATTGCTAAAAACAGGAGTCATTCGGTTATATGCCGAGAAGCTCAAAAGAAGATACCGGAAAAGAAGAGATGAGCTGCATGGTATTTTATCCGCCAAAGAGGGCATATACTATCATCTGCCCGAATCAGGCCTGGCTTTTTGGTTGGAGTTCTCCCGTTTCCTGGACCTGGAAAAGCTTTTGGGGAGTATCAGTACCAAGGGCTTTTTTCTTCAGAACCCTTCCGTGTTTTATGCAAGTGGATACCCGGGCAATACCCTTCGGCTTGGATTTGGAAAAATGAACAGGGAGCACTTAAAGGAATTTCTGGAATTAATGTGA